Genomic DNA from Acidisoma sp. PAMC 29798:
ATCTCGTCAGCAGCCTGATCGTGCTGATCGGCTACGCCATTCCCGGTTTCCTTTTTGCGATCCTGCTCATCGTGGTCTTTGCGGGCGGCACGGCCGTGCAATGGTTTCCGCTGCGCGGCCTGACCAGCGCCGGCTCGCAACACTGGCCCTGGCCACAGCGCGCGCTGGATTATGGCTGGCACATGGTGCTGCCCACGGTCGCGATGGTGGTGGGCGGCTTCGCGAGCCTGACGATGCTGACCAAGAACTGCTTCCTGGAGGAGATCGGGAAGCAATATGTGCTGACGGCCCGGGCCAAGGGCGCCAGCAATCAGCGCGTGCTGTATGGCCATATCTTTCGCAATGCCATGCTGCTGATCGTGGCGGGCTTCCCGGCCGCCTTCATCAGCATCCTGTTCACCTCGGCTTTGCTGATCGAGATCATTTTCTCGCTCAATGGCATGGGCCAGTTGGGATTCCAGGCGGCCCTGCAACGCGACTATCCGGTGATGTTCGGCACGCTGTACGTGTTCTCGCTGCTCGGCCTCGTCATGCAGATCGTCGGTGACATCCTGTATACGGTGGTCGATCCGCGCATCGACTTCGCCTCCCGCCGATGAGCGAGACGAATGCCATCATCACCCGGCAAAGGGTCTGGGTCTCGCCGCTCAATCGCCGGCGCCTGGCGGCATTCCGGGCGCATCGGCGCGGCTTTTACGCGCTCTGGATCTTCCTCGTGCTCTTCGGCATCAGCCTCTTCGCCGGTCTCGTCGCCAATGACCGGCCGCTGGTGGTGCGCTTCAACGGCCAGTATCTGTTTCCGATCCTGACAGACTATAGCGAGGATCGCTTCGGCGCAGACTTCATGCCGACCGAGGCCGATTATTCAGACCCCGACGTCGCCAAAGCCATTCGCGCCCATGGCTGGATGATCTGGCCGCTGATCCCGTTTTGCTACAACACGACGGTGACCAACCTCAATCACCCCGCACCCTCGCCGCCCAGTTGGCGGAACTGGCTTGGCACCGATGATCAGGCGCGAGACGTATTATCCCGCGTGATCTACGGCTTTCGCATTTCGGTGCTGTTCGGCTTCACGCTGACGGCGCTTGCCTCGACGATCGGCATCCTGGCCGGAGCGGTCCAGGGGTTTTACGGCGGCCTGACGGATCTGTTGTTTCAGCGGTTCATTGAAGTCTGGTCCGGCTTGCCGGATCTGTTCATGCTCATCATCCTGTCCTCGATCATCGCGCCGTCCTTTTGGGTGCTGCTGTTGTTTCTGCTGCTGTTCAACTGGATCAACCTGACCGGCGTGGTGCGCGCGGAATTCTTGCGCGGTCGCACGCTGGATTATGTGCGCGCGGCGCGGGCCTTGGGCGTGTCGGACATGGCGCTGATGCGCCGCCACATCCTGCCCAATGCCATGGTCGCGACCTTGACCTTCCTGCCCTTCACCCTGTCCGGTTCGGTGACCATTCTCGCGAGCCTGGATTTCCTCGGTTTCGGCCTGCCCCCGGGGTCGCCATCCCTGGGCGAATTGGTGTCCCAGGGGCGTGACAATCTTCAAGCCCCGTGGCTTGCCATCACAGCCTTCGCGGTCCTCGGCGGTCTTTTGATCCTGCTGATCTTCATCGGTGAGGCGGTGCGGGACGCCTTCAATCCACGAAAGACCGGTTTCCGATGAGTCTCGTTATCGTCGAAGGACTGACCGTCGCGTTCGGGGGCCGCCCCGTGGTGCAGGATGTGTCCTTCACCCTGGCGCGCGGCGAAACCCTGGCCCTCGTCGGCGAAAGCGGTTCGGGCAAGTCCCTCACTGCGCTGTCGCTGCTGCGGCTGTTGCCGCCCGGGGCCGATGTGATGGCCGGCCGCATCGAGATCGACGGCAAGGACGTGACGGCAATGCGCGAGCCGGAGCTGCGGCGCCTGCGCGGTGGCAAGGTCGGCATGATCTTCCAGGAGCCCATGACCAGCCTCAATCCCCTGCACCGGATTGGCCGCCAAGTGGCGGAGGCTGTGAAGCTGCACCATAAGGCGGGGATGAGCCGCGAGGCCTTGCGCGAGCGGGCGATCGCTTTGCTGGGCCAGGCAGGCTTCGCGGATGCTGAGCATCGGCTGGACGCTTTTCCGCATCAGCTTTCGGGCGGCCAGCGGCAGCGCGTGATGATCGCCATGGCCTTGGCCAACGATCCGCCGCTGCTGATTGCGGACGAGCCGACGACGGCGCTGGACGTGACGATCGAAGCCCAGATCCTGGCCTTGCTCGATGCGCAGAAAGCCGCCCATGGCCTGGGGCTGCTGCTGATTACCCATGACCTCGGTATCGTCCGCCAGCATGCCGATCGTGTCGCGGTGATGAAGGCGGGCCAGATCGTCGAGACCGGGACAGCGGCGGATGTCTTCGCGCATCCGACGCATCCGTACACGCGCATGCTGCTGGCGTCGGAGCCGAAAGGCGGTCCCGCACCGGTGCCCGTCGGCGCCAAGCCGGTGATCGCGGCGGATAAGCTCAGCGTACACTTCGCCATCCGGCGCGGCGTCATGCGCCGGTCCGTGGGCCATGTCGCGGCCGTCGATGGCGTGTCGGTGACGGTCCATGAGGGGGAGACGGTCGGGCTGGTGGGCGAAAGCGGGTCCGGCAAGACCAGCATGGGCTTCGCGATGCTGGGTCTGGAACAGGCGCAGGGCGATATCCGCTTCGGGGGCCAGAACATCGCGACGATGACTGAGCGCAAGCTGCGATCGATGCGTGGGGACATGCAGATCGTCTTCCAGGACCCGTATGGCAGCCTGTCCCCCCGCATGACGGTGGAGGAGATCGTCGCAGAGGGGTTGAAGGTCCATGCCAAGCATCTGACGCGCGCCGAGCGGCATGGGCGCGTGGTGGCGGCGCTGGAGGAGGTCGGGCTGACCGACACGGTGTTGGGGCGCTATCCGCATGAGTTCAGCGGCGGCCAGCGGCAGCGCATCGCCATCGCCCGCGCCATGGTGCTGCAGCCGCGTTTCATGGTGCTGGACGAGCCGACCAGCGCGCTAGACCGATCGGTGCAGACTCAGATCGTCGATCTGCTACGGCGGCTTCAGGCCAGCCACGGTCTCGCGTATTTGTTCATCAGCCATGACCTACGGATCGTGCGCGCGCTTGCGCATCGCATCATTGTGCTGCGCCGTGGCCGTGTGGTGGAGGAGGGGCCGGCTGAGGCGATCTTCGCCAATCCGCAGCAAGCCTATACCCGCGCGCTGATCGCGGCCGCCTTCGAGGGTCGCGCCATCGCAACGACGATCGAGGAGCCGGATGCGCCGGCTTTGGTGGATTAAATTGCGATGCGAACGCCGAGTTCCACCACCCGGTCGCTCGGGATACGGAAGAATTCGGTCGCGGCGACGGCGTTCCGCGACAGCACCAGGAAGATCCACAGCCGCCAGAAGGGCAGCTTCGGCACCAAGGCCGGCACGATCACCTCCCGGCCCAGGAAGTAGCTCGTCTGCATCGGGTCGAAGGGCACACCCACCACCCGCATCTCTTCCAACGCCCTGGGGATGTTCGGGCTTTCCTTGAAGCCGTAGCGCACCGTGACGCGATTGACCTGGGGCGCCAGCTCCTCAACCTCCACGCGCTCCGCTTCCGGCACCTCCGGCACATCGGCGGTCTGCACGGTCACGAGGAAGACCCGCTCATGCAGCACCTTATTATGCTTGAGGTTATGGAGCAGCGCATTGGGCACATAGGCGCCATTGCCGGTGAGGAAGACGGCGGTGC
This window encodes:
- a CDS encoding microcin C ABC transporter permease YejB; this translates as MAAYLLRRLLLIIPTLFGIIAINFFVVQLAPGGPVEQAIAQLKGHGGSMGMGGAAASEAAMPSVGLYRGEQGIDPQMVAQMRHMFGFDKPPLTRFGLMLKGYLTLNLGQSFFLGQSVWSLILQRIPVSISLGLWSTLLIYLISIPLGIAKATRDGSRFDLVSSLIVLIGYAIPGFLFAILLIVVFAGGTAVQWFPLRGLTSAGSQHWPWPQRALDYGWHMVLPTVAMVVGGFASLTMLTKNCFLEEIGKQYVLTARAKGASNQRVLYGHIFRNAMLLIVAGFPAAFISILFTSALLIEIIFSLNGMGQLGFQAALQRDYPVMFGTLYVFSLLGLVMQIVGDILYTVVDPRIDFASRR
- a CDS encoding ABC transporter permease; its protein translation is MSETNAIITRQRVWVSPLNRRRLAAFRAHRRGFYALWIFLVLFGISLFAGLVANDRPLVVRFNGQYLFPILTDYSEDRFGADFMPTEADYSDPDVAKAIRAHGWMIWPLIPFCYNTTVTNLNHPAPSPPSWRNWLGTDDQARDVLSRVIYGFRISVLFGFTLTALASTIGILAGAVQGFYGGLTDLLFQRFIEVWSGLPDLFMLIILSSIIAPSFWVLLLFLLLFNWINLTGVVRAEFLRGRTLDYVRAARALGVSDMALMRRHILPNAMVATLTFLPFTLSGSVTILASLDFLGFGLPPGSPSLGELVSQGRDNLQAPWLAITAFAVLGGLLILLIFIGEAVRDAFNPRKTGFR
- a CDS encoding ABC transporter ATP-binding protein, with amino-acid sequence MSLVIVEGLTVAFGGRPVVQDVSFTLARGETLALVGESGSGKSLTALSLLRLLPPGADVMAGRIEIDGKDVTAMREPELRRLRGGKVGMIFQEPMTSLNPLHRIGRQVAEAVKLHHKAGMSREALRERAIALLGQAGFADAEHRLDAFPHQLSGGQRQRVMIAMALANDPPLLIADEPTTALDVTIEAQILALLDAQKAAHGLGLLLITHDLGIVRQHADRVAVMKAGQIVETGTAADVFAHPTHPYTRMLLASEPKGGPAPVPVGAKPVIAADKLSVHFAIRRGVMRRSVGHVAAVDGVSVTVHEGETVGLVGESGSGKTSMGFAMLGLEQAQGDIRFGGQNIATMTERKLRSMRGDMQIVFQDPYGSLSPRMTVEEIVAEGLKVHAKHLTRAERHGRVVAALEEVGLTDTVLGRYPHEFSGGQRQRIAIARAMVLQPRFMVLDEPTSALDRSVQTQIVDLLRRLQASHGLAYLFISHDLRIVRALAHRIIVLRRGRVVEEGPAEAIFANPQQAYTRALIAAAFEGRAIATTIEEPDAPALVD